In a genomic window of Diabrotica undecimpunctata isolate CICGRU chromosome 2, icDiaUnde3, whole genome shotgun sequence:
- the p24-1 gene encoding transmembrane emp24 domain-containing protein 3: protein MRYWVFILSLGLFQFSLGTELTFELPDSAKECFHEEIKKNTSCTLEYQVVTGGNYDVDVALEDPKGNILYKQVKMQFDSHSFVSQDHGIYKVCFSNEFSTFSHKLVYMDFQVGEEQPLPGIGEHATVLTQMESSAQEIHKSLNTILDYQTHHRLREAQGRKRAEELNERVLWWSIMETLAVITIAFGQVFVLKNFFTEKKPYTQFT from the exons ATGAGGTATTGGGTATTTATTCTAAGTTTAGGTCTTTTCCAATTTTCATTAGGAACAGAATTAACATTCGAACTGCCTGATAGTGCCAAAGAATGCTTTCACGAGGAAATTAAAAAGAATACAAGTTGCACGTTAGAATATCAG gtTGTAACTGGAGGAAATTATGATGTAGACGTAGCTTTAGAAGATCC CAAAGGCAATATATTATACAAACAAGTCAAAATGCAGTTCGACTCACACAGTTTTGTATCTCAGGACCATGGTATCTACAAAGTATGCTTCAGCAATGAATTCTCCACTTTTTCACATAAACTTGTATATATGGATTTCCAAGTTGGAGAGGAGCAACCTTTACCTGGAATTGGTGAACATGCCACTGTTTTAACGCAG ATGGAATCATCAGCCCAAGAAATCCACAAATCTCTGAATACGATTTTGGATTACCAAACACATCATCGATTACGAGAAGCCCAAGGCAGAAAACGCGCCGAAGAACTGAACGAAAGGGTACTCTGGTGGTCAATCATGGAAACTTTGGCAGTTATTACTATTGCTTTCGGGCAGGTATTCGTTTTGAAGAACTTTTTCACGGAAAAGAAACCTTACACGCAATTCACATAA